The following coding sequences are from one Nilaparvata lugens isolate BPH chromosome 6, ASM1435652v1, whole genome shotgun sequence window:
- the LOC111062330 gene encoding E3 ubiquitin-protein ligase CCNB1IP1 isoform X1, whose protein sequence is MSEYALVCNYKKCRNPINSYAWVTSCSHAFCDNHSHEQEWGKKCNACDSPFNGRYDIVKADLNPSEEFKSMILAGLRPEIVLDIATRAISFWSHQMYKEKLIHYTRANNVEAQLNHVESSYETLIVKMKNDMEAKNKNFETLKVQFADQTKRIQELENYLNNKDRQLQSMQVKYESARRETLTATIAQEHKSPTCHSYLIDRIKSPKFLSQQGMLQVPSNHCHASPNTHQGVMHHCHRAGHHQRVCASNFCGESTSKMAFADKPFEFNPSNQEKKARSPACNTGNIHNNNTFQFD, encoded by the exons ATGTCAGAATACGCTTTGGTATGCAATTATAAGAAATGCAGAAATCCAATCAATTCATACGCATGGGTTACAAGCTGTTCTCATGCATTTTGTGACAATCATTCACATGAACAAGAATGGGGAAAGAAGTGCAATGCATGCGACTCTCCATTTAATGGAAGATATGACATTGTTAAAGCTGACTTGAACCCATCTGAAGAATTTAAATCT ATGATTCTAGCGGGACTGCGGCCTGAAATTGTACTGGACATTGCTACAAGAGCTATTTCATTCTGGAGCCATCAAATGTACAAAGAAAAGCTGATTCATTATACTCGAGCAAACAATGTAGAAGCGCAGTTAAACCATGTTGAGTCCTCATATGAAACATTGATTGTGAAAATGAAGAATGACATGGAAGCTAAGAATAAGAACTTTGAAA cTCTCAAAGTCCAATTCGCTGACCAAACTAAAAGAATCCAAGAGCTGGAAAACTATTTGAACAACAAAGATAGACAATTACAATCGATGCAG GTGAAATACGAATCAGCAAGGAGGGAGACTCTAACGGCAACTATTGCTCAAGAGCATAAATCACCCACCTGTCACAGCTACTTGATAGATAGAATCAAATCTCCGAAGTTTCTGAGTCAGCAGGGAATGCTGCAGGTTCCAAGCAATCACTGCCATGCTTCTCCAAACACCCATCAAGGCGTCATGCACCATTGTCATCGAGCAGGACATCATCAGCGGGTTTGCGCCTCAAATTTTTGCGGGGAGTCCACTTCAAAAATGGCATTTGCAG ATAAACCATTCGAATTCAACCCTAGTAATCAGGAAAAGAAAGCCAGAAGTCCTGCTTGCAATACAGGAAAcatccataataataatacttttcagtttgattaa
- the LOC111062330 gene encoding E3 ubiquitin-protein ligase CCNB1IP1 isoform X2, which produces MILAGLRPEIVLDIATRAISFWSHQMYKEKLIHYTRANNVEAQLNHVESSYETLIVKMKNDMEAKNKNFETLKVQFADQTKRIQELENYLNNKDRQLQSMQVKYESARRETLTATIAQEHKSPTCHSYLIDRIKSPKFLSQQGMLQVPSNHCHASPNTHQGVMHHCHRAGHHQRVCASNFCGESTSKMAFADKPFEFNPSNQEKKARSPACNTGNIHNNNTFQFD; this is translated from the exons ATGATTCTAGCGGGACTGCGGCCTGAAATTGTACTGGACATTGCTACAAGAGCTATTTCATTCTGGAGCCATCAAATGTACAAAGAAAAGCTGATTCATTATACTCGAGCAAACAATGTAGAAGCGCAGTTAAACCATGTTGAGTCCTCATATGAAACATTGATTGTGAAAATGAAGAATGACATGGAAGCTAAGAATAAGAACTTTGAAA cTCTCAAAGTCCAATTCGCTGACCAAACTAAAAGAATCCAAGAGCTGGAAAACTATTTGAACAACAAAGATAGACAATTACAATCGATGCAG GTGAAATACGAATCAGCAAGGAGGGAGACTCTAACGGCAACTATTGCTCAAGAGCATAAATCACCCACCTGTCACAGCTACTTGATAGATAGAATCAAATCTCCGAAGTTTCTGAGTCAGCAGGGAATGCTGCAGGTTCCAAGCAATCACTGCCATGCTTCTCCAAACACCCATCAAGGCGTCATGCACCATTGTCATCGAGCAGGACATCATCAGCGGGTTTGCGCCTCAAATTTTTGCGGGGAGTCCACTTCAAAAATGGCATTTGCAG ATAAACCATTCGAATTCAACCCTAGTAATCAGGAAAAGAAAGCCAGAAGTCCTGCTTGCAATACAGGAAAcatccataataataatacttttcagtttgattaa